Within the Verrucomicrobiota bacterium genome, the region ACTTCAAATCCAGCGACCTGTGAGTTGCCGGAACCGTCCTATCATGTCTCACGATAAAACCATTGTCATCGCCACACGCGGCAGCGCCCTGGCGCTCGCGCAAACGAATGGCATCGCGGACGTCTGCCGCTCGGCCTTCCCGGATTTGCGGTTTGAGATCAAGATCATCAAAACCACGGGCGACAAGCTCCAGTCCGTGCCGGCGAGCGCGTCGGTCCAGCCGCTGGTCAAAGGACTTTTCACCAAGGAACTGGAGGTCGCGTTGCTGAACGGTGAGGCGGACTTCGCCGTGCACAGTCTGAAGGATTTGCCCACCGAATTGCCCGACGGCCTGACGCTGGCGGCGGTGACGAAACGCGAAGACGTCCGCGACGTGCTTATCTATCGCGACGCTGAGACCGCACTCCGCACTCCGCACTCCGCACTCCGCACGGGTCTCGAACCGCACACCGCGATCCGGGATTTTCCGGACGGCGCCACCATCGCGACCAGCAGCACGCGTCGCCAGGCGCAACTGCTGGCAGTGCGGCCCGATCTGAAGTTGATCCCGGTGCGAGGCAACGTCGGCACGCGGTTGCGGAAGCTGGCCGAACGCGGGGAGTTTGATGGTCTCGTGCTCGCCGCGGCGGGACTCAATCGTTTGCAGATCCGCATTTCAGCCGAAGGCAAACTCACGCGCGGCAAGGACGCTTCCGCGACCACCGAGGTGCCGGAGGGATTGCTCGCGAGCCATCTGCCGGTGGAAGAAATGTTGCCGTGCGTGGGGCAAGGAGCCATC harbors:
- the hemC gene encoding hydroxymethylbilane synthase — encoded protein: MSHDKTIVIATRGSALALAQTNGIADVCRSAFPDLRFEIKIIKTTGDKLQSVPASASVQPLVKGLFTKELEVALLNGEADFAVHSLKDLPTELPDGLTLAAVTKREDVRDVLIYRDAETALRTPHSALRTGLEPHTAIRDFPDGATIATSSTRRQAQLLAVRPDLKLIPVRGNVGTRLRKLAERGEFDGLVLAAAGLNRLQIRISAEGKLTRGKDASATTEVPEGLLASHLPVEEMLPCVGQGAIGIEARNGDERIAAICRRLDDAETHACVLAERAFLRGMGGGCLSPIAALAEMTGDRLRLRGVSFQNGTIRRGEVTGVSAESDALGARLAAELKA